One region of Halomicrobium sp. LC1Hm genomic DNA includes:
- a CDS encoding DUF5793 family protein has protein sequence MRRDYFDIGVSGTEESSTDDPVIAIAFDGPDELLSDRLTSDGGTLDAGELDVTYRTRADGSEAAGVLSIANRHNGEYVLEANVAPSVVESVVAAASDGEDTRYRLRLTDGDGKSTVYTKEILLVYDESGSLSRGRSLIPGGVEL, from the coding sequence ATGCGGCGTGACTACTTCGACATCGGCGTGAGCGGGACCGAGGAGTCGTCGACCGACGATCCGGTGATCGCGATCGCGTTCGACGGTCCCGACGAACTCCTGTCGGATCGACTCACCAGCGACGGTGGCACACTCGACGCGGGCGAACTGGACGTGACCTATCGCACCCGAGCCGACGGCAGCGAGGCGGCTGGCGTCCTCTCGATCGCGAACCGCCACAACGGCGAGTACGTCCTCGAAGCGAACGTCGCCCCGAGCGTCGTCGAGTCGGTCGTCGCCGCCGCCAGCGACGGCGAGGACACCAGATACCGCCTCCGGCTCACGGACGGCGACGGGAAATCGACGGTCTACACGAAGGAGATCCTGCTCGTCTACGACGAGAGCGGCAGCCTCAGCCGCGGGCGGAGCCTCATCCCCGGCGGCGTCGAACTCTAG
- a CDS encoding type II/IV secretion system ATPase subunit produces MAGDETEHDGSSSTPLSGVRDWLSRTARMLSGAAVPSTNYDPQRHGKLVEYTVPEQYDEIDRYWLNAPFAFASINHDPEADEQFYQVVEPSLDEFERDLLDRLFEDIRGPLIYREDVSDDPEAALAAALRDRIEEYGVVVEPETFYRLLYYLYRSFLGYGRIDPLMHDPDIEDISCDGAGLPIFAYHDAYTDIETSVVYEEGELNDFVIQLAQRSGRHVSVSDPVVSTTLPDGSRIELALGEEVTPRGSAFTIRKYADEPFTPIDLLNYGTFSVEMLAYLWLAIESNKSLIFAGGTAAGKTTSMNAVSMFIPPRSKVLTIEDTRELSLYHDNWLSSVTRERLDESDITMYDLLRSALRHRPEYIIVGEVRGEEAITLFQAMNTGHTTFSTMHADSVQTVINRLENEPINVPRPMVQSLDILCVQVLGRSGGERVRRAKTLAEIEGIDQRTGELDYSNAYAWQADEDYFEDSNSDLLDEIRRERGWSQSELLREMDDRKRFLRYLQAESITDYRRFTAMVNKYYADSETVMERIDQVDLDATP; encoded by the coding sequence ATGGCAGGCGACGAGACAGAGCACGACGGATCGAGTTCGACGCCGCTGTCGGGCGTGCGCGACTGGCTCTCGCGGACGGCTCGCATGCTCAGCGGCGCGGCCGTCCCGTCGACGAACTACGATCCACAGCGCCACGGCAAACTGGTCGAGTACACGGTGCCCGAGCAGTACGACGAGATCGACCGCTACTGGCTCAACGCGCCCTTCGCCTTCGCCTCGATCAACCACGATCCCGAGGCCGACGAACAGTTCTACCAGGTCGTCGAACCCTCGCTCGACGAGTTCGAGCGCGATCTGCTCGATCGGCTCTTCGAGGACATCCGCGGCCCGCTCATCTACCGCGAGGACGTGAGCGACGACCCCGAGGCGGCGCTGGCCGCGGCGCTGCGGGACCGGATCGAGGAGTACGGCGTCGTCGTCGAGCCCGAGACGTTCTACCGGCTGCTGTACTACCTCTATCGGTCCTTCCTGGGCTACGGCCGGATCGACCCGCTGATGCACGATCCCGACATCGAGGACATCTCCTGTGACGGGGCCGGCCTGCCGATCTTCGCGTACCACGACGCGTACACCGATATCGAGACCAGCGTCGTCTACGAGGAGGGCGAGCTGAACGACTTCGTGATCCAGCTCGCACAGCGGTCGGGCCGACACGTCTCCGTCTCCGATCCCGTCGTCTCGACGACGCTGCCGGACGGCTCGCGGATCGAGTTGGCACTCGGCGAGGAGGTCACGCCCCGCGGCTCCGCGTTCACCATCCGGAAGTACGCCGACGAGCCCTTCACGCCGATCGACCTGCTGAACTACGGGACCTTTTCCGTCGAGATGCTGGCCTACCTCTGGCTGGCCATCGAGTCCAACAAGTCCCTGATCTTCGCCGGGGGGACGGCGGCGGGCAAGACGACCTCGATGAACGCCGTCTCGATGTTCATTCCGCCCCGATCGAAGGTGTTGACTATCGAGGACACCCGCGAGCTGTCGCTGTACCACGACAACTGGCTCTCGTCGGTGACCAGGGAGCGACTCGACGAGTCCGACATCACGATGTACGACCTGCTGCGGTCGGCGCTGCGCCACCGGCCGGAGTACATCATCGTCGGCGAGGTCCGCGGCGAAGAGGCGATCACCCTCTTTCAGGCGATGAACACGGGGCACACGACGTTCTCCACGATGCACGCCGACTCGGTCCAGACGGTGATCAACCGGCTGGAAAACGAGCCGATCAACGTGCCACGACCGATGGTCCAGAGCCTCGACATCCTCTGTGTGCAGGTGCTTGGCCGCTCGGGCGGGGAACGCGTCAGGCGGGCCAAGACCCTCGCCGAGATCGAGGGGATCGACCAGCGGACCGGGGAACTCGACTACTCCAACGCCTACGCCTGGCAGGCCGACGAGGACTACTTCGAGGACTCCAACAGCGATCTGCTGGACGAGATCAGGCGCGAACGGGGCTGGAGCCAGTCGGAGTTGCTCCGAGAGATGGACGATCGAAAGCGGTTCCTGCGATACCTCCAGGCGGAGTCGATCACGGACTACCGGCGCTTTACCGCGATGGTCAACAAGTACTACGCGGACAGCGAGACGGTGATGGAGCGGATCGACCAGGTCGACCTCGACGCGACACCCTGA